TTGTTTTTCATGACAGTCACATGTTGTCCAATGGAAGTATGGGAGTTGTGGTTGGGATAATCATTTGAATCGGGAAGTAACTTATCAAGTAAATTAATGGTCATTGGGGCATTCTTTGACTTGTTATGAAGCATAGCATTAAAATAAGGCTGATTGAGCCTAGATATTTCAAGATTAGTTTTTTCATCCTCTAGTTGAAATGGATTCCGAACTGGAAACTTCTTATCATGAGCGGGAAGaaagtaatttaatttgtgtaattgaGATGATGGGACCTTTTTTACTATTGGAAGACCATACATTTGCTTCACAAATAAGTCGTCAATATTTGGAGTAATATGTTTCATTGCATCAGTATTCTTGACGTATCCAGATTCTTGTGTAAGGCCGATAAGTTTGCTATCAGGTATATTTAATGGTTTGTTAGGGTAAAATTTCGTATTATCATGAGTCGAACTGCTATGAATAAATTTTGTGAACTGATTGCCTAAAACTGGGTTTTTAGAATATGATGACCTTATGTCCAAATCGACATTATTCATTACCAAAGGAGGTTCAGGATGTATTGTTTTAAATGGATAATCGATATCCTCTGGGGTAAATACTGTTATATTATTACCCA
This genomic stretch from Maniola hyperantus chromosome 18, iAphHyp1.2, whole genome shotgun sequence harbors:
- the LOC138403547 gene encoding uncharacterized protein, whose amino-acid sequence is MNASTFQTYGMPSHKQIVVNYVTPVTPAIPSITNYLLPAPTMTTETNFYKHLSPVMKGSPKILKNVIPNTIHNDTLKSYIDKPPEQLMGNNITVFTPEDIDYPFKTIHPEPPLVMNNVDLDIRSSYSKNPVLGNQFTKFIHSSSTHDNTKFYPNKPLNIPDSKLIGLTQESGYVKNTDAMKHITPNIDDLFVKQMYGLPIVKKVPSSQLHKLNYFLPAHDKKFPVRNPFQLEDEKTNLEISRLNQPYFNAMLHNKSKNAPMTINLLDKLLPDSNDYPNHNSHTSIGQHVTVMKNKDLMAGLRTDIKSSMWKKEPDTHLLTKAPNPYETVLLKVPSNPKTELHSMFKPSLQEIPRAPSKTYSSLDFEHLLNQMELESEVNRNTGRSADKSHGTSAAGQ